GGCCAAAGGATTATGGCCCCATTTGGAATTAATGACACTTACCTTATATTATTAAACTTTATGTAAAACTAATTTCGCAAATGCTTGACTTTTTCCCATAAAATGGTATCATACTTATGCTAGCGTCCTTTTCGTCTATTTTGTCGAAAAGGAGATTTTTAATATGCAACGTGGCCGACTCTTAATTATACTTGGCATTGTTTTGGGCCTGCTGACGCTGGGCGCGGTCTTCTTCTTGATTGTTGGCGGAGGTATCCTGAGCAGTGTGCTTGGCGGAGTGGCAGCGGAAACACCGACCCCGGTGGTGGAGACAGGGCCGGAAGAGGTGCCCACCACAGACGTTATTGTTGCTTTGCAGCCTATTCCTCGCGGGGCGCAGTTTGTGGAAGGCTCCATTGGCCGCCGCCCCTGGCCCTCAACCAGTGTTCCCCCCGGCGTTATCCAAGACGAGATTGAAACTATTGGCATGGTGGCCAAAGTAGAAATTTTCCAGGGCCAGATTATCTTGCGAGATATGTTGGCCCCTGTGGCCGGAGCCGGGGAAGCCTCCTTTAAAATTCCGGCGGGAAAAGTGGCGGTGGCTCATCCCATTGATCGCCTATCCAGTGTGGCCTATGCCATTCAGGCTGACGATTATGTTGATATTCTGATAACGGCTTTTTTTGTTGACGTTGATGAAGAATATCAAACTATGTTGCCCAACAAACTCAGTTTTATTTTCCCGGAGATAGACCTGGAAACCGGCGAACCTACCGGCTTTTTTGCCTTGAGCGAACCGATTGATGAGGGTCGTTTTGAAATAGCGTCGGGTGATCTGCCGGCTCTGGTTTACCCCCGGCATCAGCAATTGCCCCGGCGCGCAGCCCAATTGACCGTGCAAGCAGCCAAAGTGATTAAAGTAGGCCCCTGGATTGAACCGCCTCCTCCCCCGCCACCTGAAACGGCTGAAGGCGAAGAAGTGCCCACCCCTACTCCTGCCGTACCGGATATTGTTACCCTGGCCGTAACCCCTCAGGATGCGCTGGTGCTGTTGTGGATTCGCCAAAGCGGCATTCATACCGAAATGGCTCTCCGGTCTGCCGACGACCAAAACGCCGAACATTTAACCGAAGCGGTGACGTTGCAGTATATGCTCACCCGATTCAATATTGCCGTACCACCCAAGATCGAGTTCATTATGGCCTCAATAGAGGACCTGGATGCTAACCAACAATTGATAGTTCTTGAACAGCAGCTGCAAGAGCAACAAACGCCCCAACAGTAAGGTTTAAAATTGAAATCAAGGTCTGGGTTTTGATTCTTTAAAAAATTCTTGATGAGGCATAGCGGATCAGGAGTGGAATTAACGAGCCTACTTAATTATTTGTTTCATCATAATTGGGATGATCCAAAATGATCGGCGTGGTGGTAAGATACACCATGATGTTGATATTCGGTTATTTAGAGTTTGTGGTAGGAAGCAGATATTGGCAACCAGAGCGATACATCGCTCTGGTGACTCTTTTAAAGAGGGTTTGTGCGGATTCTGGGGGAACCGCTTGCTCTACGTATCACTTCTCGGTATAATTTTACTATAGTTGTTTGGATAATGCTTTTAGGTAGAAACCAGGTACAAAATTGCATAAATACGTTCCGTTAAAAACCTCTGTGGTGTGGAAACCTCAACCTCTCCAACAAGCTGCCAGGATCAATAATAACAAACAATCACTATACATTTAGGAAGATATTTCATGTCAGGATCAGTGACCCCCATACCGGAAAGTCAAGAAGAAGAAAAAATTCATCTTTTGATTGTTGATGATATTCCCGAAACCCGGGAAAATTTACGCAAGCTTCTCTTTTTTGAGTCTGATATAGACGTGGTGGGTGCAGCCACCAATGGTGAAGAGGGCATTGAAATGGCCATTGAGTTACAGCCTGACATTGTGCTTATGGACATTAACATGCCCGGCGTAGATGGGATCACGGCCAGTGAGCGGATAACCCAAAAGGTGCCATTTTGTCAGATTATCATGATGTCGGTGCAGGGCGAAGCAGATTACCTGCGGCGCTCCATGTTGGCCGGGGCCAGAGAGTTTTTGATTAAACCTTTTTCCAGTGACGAGTTGGTGAGTAGTATTCGCCGTGTTTACCAGTTGGGCGCCAGCCGTCGGCAGGCAATGCCGGTTACTCAAATTCCAACAGAGGCAACGGCCACGCAAGCCACTACCGGCGGGGAAGATGGTAAGATTATAACCGTTTTTAGCGCTAAAGGAGGGGTTGGTTGTAGTACGTTGGCGGTGAATCTGGCTATAGCCTTACAGCAAAATGCGGCCGGTAAAGTGATTATTGTTGATACCAGTTTGCAATTTGGCGACGTGGGAGTTTTGTTAAATCTATATGCCAGCCGGACGATTGCTGATCTGGCCGCGCATGCGGATGAGTTGGATGATGAATTGATCAGCGACGTGTTTATTCCTCATAGTTCCGGGGTTAAAGCTTTGCTGGCTCCCCCCAGCCCGGAAGTAGCCGATACCATTCTCCCGACCCTGATTACGGATGTTTTGGCGCGATTGCGAAAAATGTTTGATATTATCATTGTGGATACCAGCAGTATCCTTGACGACGTGGTCTTGAATGTTTTGGATGTATCTGATAAAATAATAGTAGTAACTACACCGGAAATACCGGCTATTAAAGATGCCAAACTCTTTTTTGAAGTGACAGAGGCGCTGGAGTACAGCCGCGATCGGATTATTTTTGTGCTCAACAAGGCGGATAAACGCATCAATATTCGGGCTGAGGATATTTCGGCAAATATCAAATATAAGGTTGAGGGTCAATTGCCGCTTGATGAGCGTTCGGTAACCACCGCCGTTAATCAGGGGGTGCCTTATGTTTTGGGTGATAAAAACAGTTTGTTAACTCAGGCCACTATTGCTTTCAGTAAGCATGTGCTCGAGTCGCTTCGCCCGGTGGTAGAGGAGATGGAATCGCCGGTTCGTTCAAGTATTTTTGGCAGATAGCCGATAAAATTCTTTTTTGATTTAAAGGGGTCGTAATATGTCGTTATTAAAACGTATCGAAAAAAGCCAACAGCCCGCGCAAGGGGCCAAACAGCAAGCCAATACTCCTGCCGGTCCAATCAGACCCAAAACCCCGGAACCACAACTGCGTAGAGTGCCGGCCGGCCAGAGCCGGGACCCTTTTAAGGATTTAAAAGAACGCATTCAAGATAAATTGGTGGCTGAATTGGATCCAACCATGGACGTTTCTCGCACCGACGAAGTGCGGCGAACGATTCAAGATATGTTTGAGCATATATTGTCTCAGGAAAATATTATTCTCAGCCGTTCGGAACGTGAGCGTTTATTTGAAGGGATTGTGGCCGAAATTCTGGGCTTTGGCCCCCTGGAAGTGTTGCTGGCCGATGAGAGCGTCAGTGAAATTATGGTTAATGGCCCCGACAAAGTTTTTGTTGAACGTAAGGGAAAATTGACCAAAACAAATATCACCTTTGAGGATAATGAGCACGTGATGAGGGTGATTGACCGGATTGTTTCTCCGTTGGGCCGCCGTATTGACGAAAGTTCGCCTTACGTTGACGCCCGTCTTCCCGATGGCTCTCGGGTCAATGCCATTATCCCCCCCCTGGCCTTAAATGGCCCTACTTTGACCATCCGCAAATTTGAAAAGGACCCCTTGACCATTGACGATTTGGTTAGCTTTGGCTCACTTTCACCCGAAACCGCCGAATTTCTGAAAGCCTGTGTCAGGGCCAGGTTGAATGTTGTGGTGTCTGGCGGCACCGGCTCCGGGAAAACCACGCTGTTGAATGTCTTATCTTCCTTTATCCCCGAAGACGAGCGGATTATTACGGTTGAAAATGCCGCCGAATTACAGTTGCGTCAGGAGCACGTAGTTACCCTGGAATCTCGCCCCCCAAACATTGAAGGTAAAGGCCAGGTAACTATTCAAGACCTGGTAATTAACACCCTGCGCATGCGCCCCGACCGGATTGTGGT
The genomic region above belongs to Anaerolineae bacterium and contains:
- a CDS encoding response regulator, with amino-acid sequence MSGSVTPIPESQEEEKIHLLIVDDIPETRENLRKLLFFESDIDVVGAATNGEEGIEMAIELQPDIVLMDINMPGVDGITASERITQKVPFCQIIMMSVQGEADYLRRSMLAGAREFLIKPFSSDELVSSIRRVYQLGASRRQAMPVTQIPTEATATQATTGGEDGKIITVFSAKGGVGCSTLAVNLAIALQQNAAGKVIIVDTSLQFGDVGVLLNLYASRTIADLAAHADELDDELISDVFIPHSSGVKALLAPPSPEVADTILPTLITDVLARLRKMFDIIIVDTSSILDDVVLNVLDVSDKIIVVTTPEIPAIKDAKLFFEVTEALEYSRDRIIFVLNKADKRINIRAEDISANIKYKVEGQLPLDERSVTTAVNQGVPYVLGDKNSLLTQATIAFSKHVLESLRPVVEEMESPVRSSIFGR
- a CDS encoding CpaF family protein; the encoded protein is MSLLKRIEKSQQPAQGAKQQANTPAGPIRPKTPEPQLRRVPAGQSRDPFKDLKERIQDKLVAELDPTMDVSRTDEVRRTIQDMFEHILSQENIILSRSERERLFEGIVAEILGFGPLEVLLADESVSEIMVNGPDKVFVERKGKLTKTNITFEDNEHVMRVIDRIVSPLGRRIDESSPYVDARLPDGSRVNAIIPPLALNGPTLTIRKFEKDPLTIDDLVSFGSLSPETAEFLKACVRARLNVVVSGGTGSGKTTLLNVLSSFIPEDERIITVENAAELQLRQEHVVTLESRPPNIEGKGQVTIQDLVINTLRMRPDRIVVGECRGGEALDMLQAMNTGHDGSLTTAHANSPRDTLSRLETMCLMAGMDLPVRAIREQVASAVDLIVQQSRMKDGSRKIINITEVQGMEGDVIVMSDIFAFEQQGIENGKIIGRLKATGIRPKFYEQIEAAGITLPASIFGASGRF